A stretch of the Pelmatolapia mariae isolate MD_Pm_ZW linkage group LG23, Pm_UMD_F_2, whole genome shotgun sequence genome encodes the following:
- the xirp2a gene encoding xin actin-binding repeat-containing protein 2, which yields MEIQSGNREEVASVTSGSVSQSPSGLQVEASDDPVLREDLQAAKRIERFDIPLDSLKRMFEKPAVANTEVPAIHTSPAKRVSSSLSQTDLSTDHAMDSPQDASITAGSAGRHPKERAPSAEDQEAESVSVKERLAMYQAAVSKKESSSSSSAVMMHESEACSLPGGLASVKRQFENQEFASSSSQSTITQVHFQQRSVQEMSSSSEVTARSSARELTPTTALSREEESHNQRVHQNDAAASYGNHYNETVMLVRGEDLPKVSTQALKQQYEKTIEEAAPAKEIKVDVDFDKFQWAPVNQSSKKSAMTRYEASSTVKTATASSVASASTVASEVTDHFPPPPANLLQVSQKVPDHIVSPQPQESTSQHKYTINREQYLKHKSMAEIKRLYKHIHPEVRKNLEADILSQLSEAEMTELESKEGVGDVQQVCYMFENDGNSSSKCSSPDREYLEWDEILKGEVQSMRWMFENKPLDTIKDDTPDENDEKTISQQEIIAGKDVRYTAWMFETQPIDTLGAETSDTTQQSQKQTDLARGDVRTATWLFETQPLDYLNKIYQEDGQETDACVTKDITGGDVKTARYLFETQHLACLGKTETIEESHFLNMKSELEEIKGNVKTTTRMFDTLPMCVIRGDSGEMLEITTIRREEIEKGDVKTSRWMFETQPLDMINRDPAKVKLICGISMEDNIQGGVNKGRWLFETKTLDTIKDEEWESSKKEKDEIIGADVRKHCLVFETQPMDTLKDNANARPLPSEEIVGGDVQSAKHLFETVPMENLKELVEVGKLQKTMATEEEKGDVRHQRWVFESQPLENIREEKKEITRTVNIEALDKGDVTNYKERFESMDLSKCEGMQKIQVEGVTSGYVKSNRVLFESTPLYAMQDSSGHYHEVRTVRREEIVKGDVRSCRWMFETRPIDEFDESISKFQIIKGISKQEIESGDVKTAKWLFETQPLDTIQFFGNFENEDNKTNKSIQIEKGDVKTCRWLFETQPMDVLYEKVDKSESDVEEVQKGDVKTCTWLFETQTLDNIRDHSESETILKTCTVKQEDVQGKDVRLARFLFETENLENITGEDSSSFRRVTEIDIQSGDVSRMKYIFENRSSDIMSSTSEETMQKLKAQQAQDLQRGNVVNCTWKFENQPIDAIRDDSTEAREIRTVTDVQGGDVDKGRFIFETFSLDQIKEESTETDISKLSSIFRDEIEKGDVKNYTMMFETQPLYAICDKEGHYHEVTTVTKEEIMRGDVVGARWLFETKPLDSIRDSEEVYVIKAVTEEGISKKDVSSARWRFETQPLDKITEEIKVRSKTVEDIQGGDVKKNKQRFETDEMSQKYIRTVSMSEIQKGDVRAATWMFETRTIDEIRGDGAEYDGMERVTKEEVMKGDVKQSVWLFEKQPLDRIKESDGTDLVVIKEEIPQADVKTTTWLFESTPFYEFNESNVEKTEIIGKSVKETLEELYSQKMVDSQGILIEADEIGDVRMAKYKLMNQETPQIQKEEIIRGDLSNIMMNLLNRRETTERVITIDQEERGDISTTVKQLFNQERGINVEKEEIIHGDIQEAMSNLLKREGSSKRGILIQEDEKGDVRMTIYSLLNKEERAGMEKEDIIQGNVSKTLYRLLSNSDGEDSKKIKVLDTERGNVSFYSTCIESGALDYLKQLQCESDELQEKVQKERIIGGDIEETKILLRKNHQEIGRTVTEDDIVPGDVHSIVKVFMTEPTVTYRNLEKKEIVKGNLSAALDSLTQAINQKVVIEKEEVVKGDIPTTLKSLEEAQNQAKEMEKPEIIKGDIRSALESLEKSASSKTEAAVEDLVPGDIKGTLKSLEEAKQAVKEVEKEEIVKGNIHTAMQSLHEASSEKKVYQHQVSEQGDVKATIQLLLQPTTSPRMQHRGSHEGDVKTSIKSLYEGQEMTQVEKEDVVKGDVQGTIKCLMQKKQYSKSKRMYPAKKAKAPMQNTLTVKQEKHECAHEVKSESVAVSPAPAVKNLSLSGESQKHTQKQHENKSLKTQVITQEDRSVTVAKTDNPAGASQLKSTKEQKQKIQAPKPVMIKNKQMINKDQTNVRAADVSVVKEEQSTSQANISNRQTCETKTIKRVHTTVTEKTVVHKQNVTEQVSMSQKQTENKALVQKQNVKNMKVDHHSLDMRGKGANKKPVKPEIHFPPPPSSPPPPSESELSLPPPPSPVTESPTPPMYRPSMMRQDSDLPPPPPPPPLPMECIKSEPEFFPLPPPPPPPPSASAQDFLPPPPSQQELNAMPQPSPARPGKPISRPLFKVPKQPEPQQPIQVKPKWQKKQPTPPLPPPQLPPEQEKAVSTVKKVEAKVKEEKQEITQQVEISNQTESTAMSQTKVSSIPVAKSVQKQSPQPPKKVFVPPIKLPPTPDSDSASKARPYARKFKTPLMFAEERYRQQRLEKDEMERSKVNTPTSPPSNIQSFDANAQHPAAENTEKKVDIATMEKAEKAKTVSKEAIAVQDMPSKKATSQIPLSKPLISVVNKKAAAGSSNVSSQQSLEKNLAFAEVNKKGQTPSANQTASVSHAHHEVLQNEVQLCSNLATFSVQEQQQIIKKSSTRSVTATQGAAHENLDLQGQVTLKAEDVRNINVPLTQVEKISPPQPTKIPKVTPSFKVKTFKMPVEKKEEKSDSLGQKEAKKSEMNLQQEKSNVSQKSENKVSLEGNQLISTRTEVKTEVKGKEKKSQVTQPVTEVEVDIHTRKGKQVQKHETEVKLSPSVTVLTPKVAKITCEATQQGQGHVAVSHSQQSMKTEEIQRHEEVVVTESVVQQRLQRQEAVQMQKQQMKLQAAEINKTQIKAGKSKGEPKDVSVKGAGKISHKDEAYHEDITDLEKCTVTHKLLTQMKELEGAPSKIDSSTVRTILSEVPDWIMGSDEKKNLSEIAKQQSKKKLKEMMVYVKNIIEAKLAFFEKNLTTVEKEEREDKEKQPMPPPVPPRPEKKVFGGVTAKISKISTGSSSAEKKVVEEEKSLQENRVHKELSEGADHRVSSPLASIRTPSPTFISIESRRVDSPLSVTPSPPPYKSIGTPPPHHGKSHTPTSTFSRATPSPTLSRSEKLVKLGDATSKLSHVITLPPLVPVPECFAAEKERTSPFSDRETLIERNEQGLTDVAEMVDSMMTVKDKKSFFEEAQRAEVNKMYIRKDPIDIPERLGPDSEEVTETVAIDILKEDLPRVDLSKLVNRFESPKPKVYTRKDPIVIAERLGSDTEETETEPHAPRTEDIPTLNVKAIKDVFETGEHSSQAARELREQIERREPEAACSGQAGHSEATSVTEQFCTIDNFGNMTRQMRSEVHSGSSLTRGNPPSYADVVRGRVPTVAVPPEASSEELLRNFQQSWAESQGVFQNLGFSVTEQRTSQIITHQQQSVVTENSNSRVRTVQGMSEESVPHGISDCGQTKLP from the exons cTGCTGGCAGCGCAGGTAGACATCCCAAGGAGAGGGCCCCGAGTGCTGAGGACCAGGAGGCTGAGTCGGTGTCGGTGAAAGAGCGGCTGGCAATGTATCAGGCTGCCGTGTCCAAGAAAGAAAGCAGCAGCTCCTCCTCTGCAGTG ATGATGCATGAGTCAGAGGCTTGTTCGCTGCCTGGAGGGCTGGCCAGTGTGAAGAGACAGTTTGAGAACCAGGAGtttgcctcctcctcctctcagtctACCATCACCCAGGTTCACTTCCAGCAGAGATCTGTCCAG GAGATGTCAAGCTCCTCCGAGGTGACAGCGAGAAGCAGTGCCAGAGAGCTCACCCCCACCACAGCCCTCTCTCGAGAAGAG GAGAGCCACAATCAAAGAGTCCACCAGAACGACGCGGCTGCCAGTTACGGGAACCATTACAATGAAACAG TTATGCTTGTCAGAGGAGAGGACCTACCAAAGGTTTCCACTCAGGCTTTGAAGCAGCAGTATGAAAAAACGATTGAGGAAGCTGCACCAGCCAAGGAAATTAAG GTTGATGTGGATTTTGACAAGTTTCAGTGGGCACCAGTGAACCAGTCCTCTAAAAAATCTGCTATGACAAGATATGAAGCTTCTTCCACTGTAAAGACAGCTACTGCTTCATCAGTAGCATCTGCTTCAACAGTGGCTTCTGAGGTGACAGACCATTTCCCTCCTCCACCCGCAAACCTGCTGCAGGTGTCACAAAAAGTCCCAGACCACATTGTCTCTCCTCAGCCTCAGGAGTCGACATCTCAACATAAGTATACTATTAACAGGGAACAGTACTTAAAACACAAGAGCATGGCTGAAATAAAGCGCCTCTACAAACACATACACCCAGAGGTGCGCAAAAACCTTGAAGCTGACATTTTAAGTCAGCTCAGTGAAGCAGAAATGACAGAGTTGGAGAGCAAGGAAGGGGTGGGTGACGTCCAGCAGGTGTGCTATATGTTTGAAAATGATGGCAACAGCTCCAGTAAGTGTTCGAGCCCTGACAGAGAATACCTGGAGTGGGATGAGATCCTTAAAGGTGAAGTGCAGTCCATGCGCTGGATGTTTGAAAACAAGCCCTTAGATACGATTAAAGACGATACCCCTGATGAGAATGATGAGAAGACTATTTCCCAGCAGGAAATCATTGCTGGCAAAGATGTCAGATACACAGCTTGGATGTTCGAGACGCAGCCTATAGACACTCTGGGCGCAGAAACATCCGATACAACTCAGCAATCGCAAAAACAGACCGATCTGGCAAGAGGAGATGTCCGTACTGCGACGTGGCTCTTTGAAACGCAACCGCTTGATTATCTGAATAAGATCTACCAAGAAGATGGACAGGAGACGGATGCTTGTGTGACTAAAGACATTACTGGTGGAGATGTGAAAACCGCCAGGTATCTGTTTGAGACCCAGCATCTGGCTTGCTTGGGTAAAACAGAAACCATCGAGGAGAGTCACTTCCTCAACATGAAGTCTGAGCTGGAAGAAATTAAGGGCAATGTGAAGACAACGACCCGCATGTTTGACACACTGCCCATGTGTGTCATCAGAGGCGATTCAGGAGAGATGCTGGAAATCACCACCATTCGCAGAGAGGAGATAGAAAAAGGAGATGTGAAGACATCACGTTGGATGTTTGAAACCCAGCCTCTGGATATGATCAACAGAGACCCTGCCAAAGTAAAGCTGATATGTGGGATTTCCATGGAGGATAACATTCAAGGTGGTGTGAACAAAGGTAGATGGCTTTTCGAGACAAAGACTCTCGACACGATCAAGGATGAAGAATGGGAGAGctcaaagaaggaaaaagatgAAATAATTGGAGCTGATGTAAGGAAGCACTGTCTTGTTTTCGAGACTCAGCCTATGGACACTCTGAAAGATAATGCCAATGCTCGACCTTTACCCTCTGAGGAGATTGTAGGAGGTGATGTTCAATCAGCCAAACATCTGTTTGAAACAGTACCAATGGAAAATCTGAAAGAGCTGGTTGAAGTAGGAAAACTTCAGAAAACAATggcaacagaagaagaaaagggtGATGTGAGGCATCAAAGGTGGGTGTTTGAAAGTCAGCCCTTGGAGAATATAAgggaggagaaaaaggagatTACAAGAACTGTGAATATTGAAGCGCTTGACAAAGGGGATGTGACAAACTACAAAGAAAGGTTTGAAAGCATGGATTTAAGTAAATGTGAGGGAATGCAGAAAATTCAGGTCGAAGGTGTCACAAGTGGCTATGTCAAGTCCAACAGAGTTCTCTTTGAATCGACCCCATTGTATGCTATGCAAGACAGCTCTGGCCATTACCATGAGGTAAGGACTGTGAGGCGTGAGGAGATTGTGAAAGGAGACGTTCGCAGTTGCAGATGGATGTTCGAGACGCGTCCTATTGATGAATTTGATGAAAGCATTAGTAAGTTTCAGATCATAAAGGGCATATCTAAACAGGAAATTGAGTCaggggatgtcaaaacagccaAGTGGCTGTTTGAAACCCAACCACTTGACACCATTCAATTTTTCGGTAATTTTGAGAATGAAGATAATAAAACTAACAAAAGTATTCAGATTGAGAAAGGAGATGTAAAGACTTGTAGGTGGCTATTTGAAACTCAGCCAATGGATGTTTTGTATGAAAAGGTGGATAAGAGTGAGTCCGATGTAGAAGAAGTGCAAAAAGGTGACGTGAAAACATGTACTTGGCTCTTTgagacacagacactagacaacATACGAGATCATTCAGAGTCAGAGACCATCCTGAAGACCTGCACTGTAAAGCAGGAGGACGTTCAGGGAAAAGACGTGCGTCTGGCTCGCTTCCTCTTTGAAACAGAGAATCTGGAAAACATCACTGGGGAGGACAGCAGCTCTTTCAGGAGAGTCACAGAAATCGACATCCAGTCCGGTGATGTTTCCAGGATGAAGTACATTTTTGAGAATCGCTCCTCTGACATTATGAGCTCCACCTCTGAGGAGACAATGCAGAAGCTGAAGGCGCAACAAGCTCAGGACCTCCAGAGGGGAAATGTGGTCAACTGCACTTGGAAGTTCGAGAACCAGCCGATTGATGCGATCCGTGATGACAGCACTGAGGCAAGGGAAATTCGCACGGTAACTGATGTTCAGGGAGGTGATGTTGATAAAGGCCGCTTTATTTTTGAGACATTCTCTCTGGATCAAATTAAAGAGGAGTCCACCGAGACTGATATTTCAAAACTCTCCAGTATCTTTAGAGATGAAATTGAGAAAGGGGATGTGAAAAATTACACCATGATGTTTGAAACCCAGCCTCTCTATGCCATCTGTGACAAAGAAGGCCACTATCATGAAGTAACTACAGTTACTAAAGAAGAAATCATGAGAGGAGATGTGGTGGGGGCCCGATGGCTGTTTGAGACAAAGCCTTTGGATTCAATTAGAGATTCTGAGGAGGTGTATGTTATTAAAGCTGTGACTGAGGAAGGTATCAGCAAAAAGGATGTTAGCTCTGCCAGGTGGAGGTTTGAAACTCAACCTCTGGACAAAATTACAGAGGAGATAAAAGTGAGGTCAAAGACAGTTGAAGATATCCAAGGCGGCGATGTGAAGAAAAATAAGCAGCGTTTTGAGACTGATGAGATGTCTCAAAAGTACATCAGAACTGTTAGCATGAGTGAAATCCAAAAAGGCGACGTTAGAGCTGCCACATGGATGTTTGAAACCCGCACGATTGATGAGATACGCGGCGATGGCGCAGAGTATGATGGCATGGAAAGAGTGACAAAAGAGGAAGTAATGAAAGGGGATGTCAAGCAGTCTGTGTGGCTCTTTGAAAAGCAGCCGCTTGATAGAATCAAAGAGAGTGATGGCACAGATCTTGTTGTGATAAAGGAGGAAATCCCACAGGCTGATGTGAAGACGACAACATGGCTGTTTGAAAGCACTCCATTTTATGAATTCAATGAGAGCAATGTGGAAAAGACAGAGATAATTGGTAAAAGTGTCAAAGAAACACTTGAGGAGCTTTATTCCCAGAAAATGGTGGACTCACAGGGTATTCTTATTGAAGCGGATGAGATTGGGGATGTCCGCATGGCAAAGTATAAACTCATGAACCAGGAGACTCCTCAAATCCAAAAAGAAGAGATTATTAGAGGGGATCTGAGCAACATAATGATGAACCTCCTGAACCGCAGGGAGACCACTGAAAGGGTCATAACTATCGACCAGGAGGAGCGTGGGGACATCAGCACCACTGTGAAGCAGCTATTCAACCAGGAAAGGGGAATCAATGTTGAGAAAGAGGAAATTATCCATGGTGACATTCAAGAGGCCATGAGCAATCTCCTCAAGAGGGAAGGCTCCTCCAAGCGTGGCATTCTGATTCAAGAGGATGAGAAAGGAGACGTTAGGATGACTATCTACTCTCTTTTAAATAAGGAGGAGAGGGCTGGCATGGAAAAAGAGGATATCATTCAAGGAAATGTCAGCAAAACTCTTTATCGCCTTCTCTCCAACTCAGATGGAGAAGACTCTAAAAAGATAAAGGTTTTAGACACGGAGCGGGGTAATGTCAGCTTTTACTCCACATGCATTGAGTCCGGAGCTTTGGATTACCTGAAGCAGCTTCAGTGTGAATCGGATGAACTCCAAGAAAAAGTCCAAAAAGAGCGCATCATAGGCGGCGACATCGAGGAGACCAAAATATTGCTGCGGAAGAATCACCAAGAGATTGGTCGCACAGTAACAGAGGATGATATAGTTCCTGGTGATGTGCACAGCATTGTTAAGGTTTTTATGACAGAGCCTACTGTCACATACAGAAATCTAGAGAAAAAGGAAATTGTTAAAGGCAACCTCAGTGCAGCTTTGGATTCATTGACCCAAGCCATCAATCAGAAAGTGGTAATAGAGAAAGAGGAGGTGGTAAAAGGAGACATACCCACTACTTTGAAGTCTCTGGAGGAGGCCCAGAATCAAGCCAAAGAAATGGAAAAGCCTGAAATCATCAAGGGAGACATCAGGAGTGCTCTCGAGTCACTGGAGAAATCTGCATCCAGCAAAACCGAAGCAGCTGTTGAAGATTTAGTGCCAGGTGATATTAAGGGCACCTTGAAGTCCCTTGAGGAGGCAAAGCAAGCTgtgaaagaggtggaaaaagaGGAGATTGTTAAAGGAAATATCCACACAGCCATGCAAAGTTTACATGAGGCATCAAGCGAGAAAAAGGTTTATCAGCACCAAGTGAGCGAGCAAGGTGATGTTAAAGCCACCATCCAGCTCTTGTTGCAGCCAACAACGTCCCCAAGAATGCAACACAGAGGGAGCCATGAAGGGGATGTGAAAACATCCATTAAATCGCTTTATGAAGGACAGGAGATGACACAGGTGGAAAAAGAAGATGTTGTGAAAGGTGACGTTCAAGGGACAATAAAGTGCCTAATGCAAAAAAAGCAGTATTCAAAATCCAAACGCATGTATCCTGCCAAGAAGGCAAAAGCGCCCATGCAAAACACATTAACTGTAAAACAAGAGAAGCATGAATGCGCACATGAAGTTAAGAGCGAGAGTGTTGCAGTCAGTCCAGCCCCCGCTGTGAAAAACCTCTCTCTGAGTGGTGAGTCACAGAAgcacacacagaagcagcaTGAAAACAAATCGTTGAAAACACAGGTAATAACCCAAGAGGACCGCTCTGTTACTGTAGCCAAAACAGACAATCCTGCAGGGGCCTCTCAACTGAAGAGCACgaaagaacagaaacagaaaatacaggCACCCAAGCCTGTTATGATAAAGAATAAACAAATGATTAATAAAGATCAAACAAATGTGAGGGCTGCTGATGTGTCAGTGGTGAAAGAGGAGCAAAGCACATCACAGGCGAATATTTCAAACAGGCAAACGTGTGAGACAAAGACGATCAAACGGGTGCACACTACGGTGACGGAGAAAACTGTTGTGCACAAGCAAAATGTAACGGAGCAGGTGTCAATGTCtcaaaagcaaacagaaaataagGCTCTCGTACAAAAACAGAACGTAAAGAATATGAAGGTGGATCACCATAGCCTTGACATGAGAGGGAAAGGTGCGAATAAAAAGCCAGTGAAGCCAGAGATTCACtttccccctcctccctcctcgcCGCCTCCCCCATCAGAGTCTGAGCTCTCCCTCCCTCCACCGCCTTCACCGGTGACTGAGAGCCCAACACCCCCCATGTACCGGCCTTCGATGATGAGGCAAGACAGCGACCTCCCTCCCCCACCTCCACCGCCTCCACTTCCTATGGAATGCATAAAGTCTGAGCCCGAATTTTTccctcttcctccacctcctccaccaccaccctcTGCGAGCGCACAAGATTTTCTCCCTCCACCTCCCTCACAGCAGGAGCTTAATGCAATGCCGCAGCCTTCCCCTGCAAGGCCAGGGAAACCCATTAGCAGACCTTTATTCAAAGTGCCCAAGCAACCAGAACCACAGCAGCCCATACAAGTTAAGCCCAAATGGCAGAAAAAACAACCCACTCCTCCGCTGCCTCCACCTCAGCTCCCTCCTGAGCAAGAAAAAGCTGTGTCAACAGTCAAGAAAGTAGAAGCTAAAGTTAAGGaggagaaacaggaaataacccAACAGGTTGAAATCAGCAATCAGACTGAGTCAACAGCAATGTCCCAGACAAAAGTATCAAGCATTCCAGTTGCAAAATCAGTCCAAAAGCAAAGCCCACAGCCACCTAAAAAAGTATTTGTTCCTCCTATTAAACTGCCTCCCACTCCAGACTCTGATTCAGCGTCCAAAGCTAGACCTTATGCTCGCAAATTTAAAACCCCACTCATGTTTGCAGAGGAAAGGTACCGCCAACAAAGACTGGAGAAGGATGAAATGGAGAGGAGTAAAGTGAATACCCCCACTTCTCCCCCAAGTAATATTCAGTCATTTGATGCAAATGCTCAGCATCCTGCAGCAgaaaacactgagaaaaaagtAGACATAGCGACAATGGAAAAGGCCGAAAAAGCTAAAACTGTTTCCAAAGAAGCAATAGCGGTCCAGGACATGCCTTCTAAGAAAGCCACTTCCCAGATCCCTTTGAGCAAACCTTTGATCTCAGTGGTAAATAAGAAAGCAGCTGCTGGATCTTCAAATGTTTCCAGCCAGCAATCCTTGGAAAAAAATCTAGCCTTTGCCGAAGTTAATAAAAAAGGACAAACTCCATCCGCCAATCAGACTGCTTCTGTTTCTCACGCTCACCATGAGGTTTTACAAAATGAAGTCCAGTTGTGCTCGAACTTGGCCACTTTTTCAGTccaagagcagcagcagattaTTAAGAAATCTAGCACCAGGTCTGTTACTGCCACACAGGGAGCGGCCCATGAAAATTTAGATCTTCAAGGCCAGGTCACATTGAAAGCTGAAGATGTAAGGAATATTAATGTGCCTCTGACTCAGGTGGAGAAAATTAGTCCCCCTCAACCCACTAAAATTCCAAAGGTGACTCCAAGTTTCAAGGTAAAAACCTTTAAGATGCCGGTggagaagaaagaagagaaaagtgaCAGTTTGGGACAAAAGGAGGCaaagaaaagtgaaatgaaTTTACAGCAAGAGAAAAGTAATGTGTCAcagaaaagtgaaaacaaagtGAGTTTGGAAGGCAACCAGCTAATTTCCACGAGAACTGAGGTGAAAACAGAAGtgaaaggaaaagagaaaaaaagccagGTGACCCAACCTGTGACGGAAGTTGAAGTAGACATTCACACAAGAAAGGGAAAGCAGGTGCAAAAACATGAGACAGAAGTAAAACTGTCGCCATCAGTTACTGTGTTAACACCCAAGGTGGCTAAGATAACATGTGAAGCAACCCAACAGGGACAAGGCCATGTAGCTGTCTCCCACAGTCAGCAGAGCATGAAGACAGAGGAGATTCAAAGACATGAGGAGGTGGTTGTGACTGAGAGTGTGGTACAGCAAAGGCTTCAGAGGCAAGAGGCTGTTCAGAtgcaaaaacagcaaatgaagCTGCAAGCGGCGGAGATAAATAAAACTCAGATCAAAGCAGGAAAGTCAAAAGGTGAGCCTAAGGATGTGTCTGTGAAAGGGGCAGGCAAAATTTCCCACAAAGACGAGGCTTACCATGAAGATATCACCGATTTAGAGAAATGCACTGTAACTCATAAGCTGCTCACTCAAATGAAAGAGCTGGAGGGCGCGCCAAGCAAAATAGACTCCAGCACTGTCAGGACGATTTTAAGTGAAGTCCCTGACTGGATAATGGGCTCAGATGAGAAGAAGAATTTAAGTGAAATTGCTAAGCAGCAAAGCAAGAAAAAGTTGAAAGAGATGATGGTTTATGTCAAAAATATAATTGAAGCAAAGCTCGCATTTTTTGAGAAAAACCTGACAACAGTGGAAAAGGAGGaaagagaagacaaagaaaaacagcccaTGCCACCACCAGTGCCTCCAAGACCAGAGAAGAAAGTTTTCGGTGGGGTGACTGCAAAGATATCAAAGATTAGCACTGGCTCCTCCAGTGCTGAAAAGAAAGTGGTGGAAGAGGAAAAGTCCCTTCAGGAGAACAGAGTGCATAAGGAGCTGAGTGAAGGAGCCGATCACAGGGTGTCCTCTCCATTAGCAAGCATCCGCACTCCATCGCCTACTTTTATTAGTATTGAGTCCAGGAGAGTTGACTCGCCACTCAGCGTGACACCTTCTCCTCCACCCTACAAATCAATCGGAACCCCTCCGCCGCATCATGGCAAGTCACATACGCCTACATCTACCTTTAGCAGGGCCACACCTTCTCCCACACTGAGTCGCTCAGAGAAGCTGGTGAAACTGGGGGATGCCACATCAAAGCTTTCTCACGTTATCACCCTTCCTCCTCTCGTGCCAGTTCCCGAATGTTTTGCTGCTGAAAAAGAGCGGACATCCCCATTTAGCGACAGGGAGACCCTCATTGAGAGAAACGAGCAAGGCTTGACGGATGTCGCAGAAATGGTGGATTCCATGATGACAGTGAAGGATAAAAAGTCTTTCTTTGAGGAGGCCCAGAGGGCGGAGGTTAACAAGATGTACATCCGCAAGGATCCAATAGATATCCCTGAGCGGTTGGGACCTGATAGTGAGGAAGTCACTGAAACCGTTGCCATAGATATTCTTAAAGAGGATCTCCCTAGAGTTGACTTGTCAAAGCTCGTAAACAGATTTGAATCTCCGAAACCAAAAGTTTACACCAGAAAAGATCCTATTGTAATAGCAGAGAGGCTGGGGAGTGACACAGAGGAAACAGAGACTGAACCACATGCGCCAAGAACCGAAGACATCCCCACACTCAATGTCAAAGCAATCAAGGATGTGTTCGAGACTGGAGAGCATAGTTCTCAAGCAGCCAGAGAGCTTAGAGAACAAATAGAAAGAAGAGAACCTGAAGCAGCCTGCTCCGGGCAGGCGGGTCACTCTGAAGCGACATCAGTCACTGAGCAATTCTGCACCATTGATAACTTTGGAAATATGACAAGACAGATGAGGAGCGAGGTGCATTCTGGGAGTTCTCTGACCCGTGGTAACCCTCCGTCCTACGCAGACGTTGTGAGGGGAAGAGTTCCTACTGTTGCTGTGCCCCCTGAGGCCTCCTCTGAAGAACTGCTGAGAAACTTCCAGCAATCATGGGCTGAAAGCCAAGGAGTTTTCCAGAACCTGGGCTTCAGTGTCACGGAGCAGAGGACTTCGCAGATTATAACGCACCAGCAGCAGAGTGTCGTGACGG AAAATTCGAATTCCAGAGTCCGAACTGTGCAGGGCATGTCGGAAGAGAGTGTACCCCATGGAATCTCTGATTGCGGACAAACAAAACTTCCATAA